The following coding sequences are from one Triticum aestivum cultivar Chinese Spring chromosome 5A, IWGSC CS RefSeq v2.1, whole genome shotgun sequence window:
- the LOC123106297 gene encoding uncharacterized protein, with translation MYLMDSLEKDNSDCVFDIAESFVTNVLGGDGQEIKRDVVEVSQQEEADYAFFSCYNIQQVITCVHAAQLEDIVKGINRDWYPPESAAALRQELVKLIEQYHLRYKPVGTCQCGRHYTVVQKFGHTFHA, from the exons ATGtacttgatggattcactggaaaAGGACAACTCAGACTGTGTTTTTGATATTGCTGAAAG CTTTGTAACAAATGTGTTGGGTGGCGATGGCCAAGAAATCAAGAGGGATGTAGTTGAG GTTTCACAGCAGGAGGAAGCCGACTATGCCTTCTTTTCTTGTTATAATATTCAGCAAGTCATTACATGTGTCCATGCAGCTCAGTTGGAAGACATTGTTAAG GGCATAAATAGGGATTGGTATCCACCCGAAAGTGCTGCTGCATTGCGACAAGAACTGGTCAAATTGATTGAGCAGTATCATCTGAGGTACAAACCAGTAGGAACTTGCCAATGTGGAAGACATTATACTGTGGTGCAGAAGTTTGGACATACTTTCCATGCCTAG
- the LOC123106298 gene encoding chromatin-remodeling ATPase INO80-like, with protein MDEGIVVADTAHQSEAHVSPRDTVQDSTLAVVADTAHQREAHVSPRGSPVEMDEHTEGSPVISEEVVMDEGETVHAEEMDDSPVNSDKAEKEEVDEDSEDSSVSSDTAEREDDKEGGNRNPDTTDIEDSSVRSDTEEKEDDKEKAQEGGKKSADKNIADTIARTPARKRCWNRSADKNTADKNTTVMTPKERHDKRKRNFSAKAVSPVTFGVKELLPATDCEEICKLLKEKYNGDEVLNLGGTIMTGAQLLKCIEDPKSAPNLLGVFVECLKQDDNKNGNNNKRIIIQPQHQLDEEFVQVIKKEIGSSKKDGG; from the exons ATGGATGAGGGCATAGTTGTAGCTGACACTGCCCATCAGTCTGAAGCCCACGTTTCTCCTCGAGACACTGTCCAGGACAGCACTCTAGCCGTTGTAGCTGACACTGCCCATCAGCGCGAAGCCCACGTTTCTCCTCGAGGCAGTCCTGTAGAGATGGATGAGCACACTGAAGGCTCTCCCGTGATCTCCGAAGAGGTAGTGATGGATGAGGGAGAGACTGTCCACGCCGAAGAGATGGATGACTCTCCTGTGAACTCCGATAAAGCAGAAAAAGAAGAGGTGGATGAGGACAGTGAAGACTCTTCCGTGAGCTCCGATACAGCAGAAAGGGAAGATGACAAGGAAGGTGGTAACCGTAACCCCGATACAACAGACATTGAAGACTCTTCCGTGAGATCCGATACAGAAGAAAAGGAAGATGACAAGGAAAAGGCTCAGGAAGGTGGTAAGAAGAGTGCTGATAAGAATATTGCTGATACAATAGCAAGGACACCAGCAAGGAAACGTTGCTGGAATAGGAGTGCTGATAAGAATACTGCTGATAAGAATACAACAGTAATGACACCAAAAGAGAGACATGACAAGAGGAAGAGGAACTTTTCCGCCAAAGCGGTGTCTCCCGTTACTTTTGGGGTAAAGGAATTATTGCCTGCTACAGACTGTGAGGAGATCTGTAAACTTCTCAAAGAGAAATA CAATGGTGATGAAGTGTTAAATTTGGGTGGGACTATCATGACGGGGGCTCAGCTGCTGAAGTGTATAGAGGATCCTAAGAGTGCCCCGAATCTTCTGGGTGTTTTTGTTGAATGCCTCAAGCAGGATGATAACAAGAACGGCAATAATAATAAAAGAATAATTATCCAACCACAACATCAG TTGGATGAAGAATTTGTGCAAGTGATTAAGAAAGAGATCGGGAGCAGCAAAAAAGATGGAGGGTAG
- the LOC123106300 gene encoding uncharacterized protein — protein sequence MPTKNQECTRTGGEASTCKKRKASLQSNSNREDSPPPRDDLSRILRKSLLPRGYPMPSKIAGGMRLVNTFELCFGNLDGYSEEQTSTKLLALSLCQSIVSLAAFKGKTRQLTCTGTIIQHTTSSMSILTSASLIRSSEDESKMLDKLEIKVRLPNGKLVVGKLWKYDLYYNIVVVNTKAFPELRAACFHNEVLAIVK from the exons ATGCCTACAAAGAATCAAGAATGTACACGCACgggaggagaagcaagcacatgtaAGAAGAGAAAGGCTTCTTTACAGTCCAACTCCAACCGAGAAG ATTCTCCGCCTCCGAGGGATG ACCTTTCACGCATATTACGCAAGAGCCTACTTCCCCGTGGTTATCCTATGCCATCTAAGATTGCTG GGGGCATGCGCTTGGTGAATACATTTGAGCTCTGCTTTGGAAATTTAGATGGCTACAGTGAAGAGCAAACCAGTACTAAGTTGCTTGCTTTGAGCCTATGTCAATCCATTGTTTCACTTGCTGCTTTTAAGG GTAAAACTAGACAGTTAACATGCACAGGCACAATCATACAGCACACAACATCCAGCATGAGCATTCTAACCTCTGCGAGCTTGATTAGATCCTCTGAAGATGAAAGTAAGATGCTTGATAAACTGGAG ATTAAGGTGCGCCTGCCCAATGGCAAGCTTGTTGTAGGAAAACTGTGGAAATATGATCTTTATTATAATATTGTTGTTGTGAACACCAAGGCTTTTCCAGAACTTCGTGCAGCATGCTTTCATAATGAGGTGCTAGCTATTGTCAAATAA